A genomic region of Micromonospora sp. NBC_01796 contains the following coding sequences:
- the hutI gene encoding imidazolonepropionase produces the protein MSAHPGPSLLVDNIGELVTNEPYGESGPLGIRRRAAVLVEDGRIAWLGPAKYAPAADGRIDADGAAVLPGFVDSHSHLVFAGDRAPEFAARMAGQPYTGGGIRTTVGATRAASDDTLRANVSRLRIEALRQGTTTIEIKSGYGLSVADEARSLRIAGEFSTETTFLGAHVVPAEYANRPDDYVSLVCGPMLRAALPYARWIDVFCERGAFDADHARAILTVGQAAGLGVRLHANQLGPGPGVQLAVELGAASADHCTHLTDTDIDALAGSETVATLLPGAEFSTRSVYPDARRLLDAGAVVALATDCNPGSSYTSSVPFCIALAVREMGMTPAEAVWAATAGGARALRRDDVGVLRRGARADLTILDAPSYLHLAYRPGVPLIRQVLHNGVPQCQ, from the coding sequence GTGAGCGCCCACCCGGGGCCGAGCCTGCTGGTCGACAACATCGGTGAGCTGGTCACCAACGAGCCCTACGGCGAGAGCGGCCCGCTCGGCATCCGGCGCCGGGCGGCGGTGCTGGTCGAGGACGGCCGGATCGCCTGGCTCGGCCCGGCGAAGTACGCCCCGGCCGCCGACGGGCGGATCGACGCCGACGGCGCGGCGGTGCTCCCCGGATTCGTGGACAGCCACTCACACCTGGTCTTCGCCGGTGACCGGGCACCCGAGTTCGCGGCCCGGATGGCCGGCCAGCCGTACACCGGCGGCGGGATCCGGACCACGGTCGGCGCCACCCGCGCCGCCAGCGACGACACGCTGCGGGCCAACGTCTCCCGGCTGCGGATCGAGGCGCTGCGCCAGGGCACCACCACGATCGAGATCAAGAGCGGGTACGGGCTCAGCGTCGCCGACGAGGCCCGCTCGCTGCGGATCGCCGGTGAGTTCAGCACCGAGACCACCTTCCTCGGCGCCCACGTCGTCCCGGCCGAGTACGCCAACCGGCCCGACGACTACGTCAGCCTGGTCTGCGGGCCGATGCTGCGCGCCGCCCTGCCGTACGCCCGGTGGATCGACGTCTTCTGCGAACGGGGCGCGTTCGACGCCGACCACGCCCGCGCGATCCTCACCGTCGGCCAGGCCGCCGGTCTCGGCGTACGGCTGCATGCCAACCAGCTCGGCCCCGGTCCCGGAGTGCAACTCGCGGTGGAACTCGGGGCGGCCAGCGCGGACCACTGCACCCACCTGACCGACACCGACATCGACGCGCTGGCCGGTTCGGAGACGGTCGCCACCCTGCTGCCCGGTGCCGAGTTCTCCACCCGGTCGGTCTACCCGGACGCCCGGCGCCTGCTCGACGCCGGTGCCGTGGTCGCGCTCGCCACGGACTGCAACCCCGGCTCGTCGTACACCTCCTCGGTGCCGTTCTGCATCGCTCTCGCCGTACGCGAAATGGGAATGACCCCGGCGGAGGCGGTCTGGGCCGCGACCGCCGGCGGGGCACGGGCGCTGCGCCGCGACGACGTCGGCGTGCTGCGCCGGGGCGCGCGGGCCGACCTGACCATCCTCGACGCGCCCTCGTATCTGCACCTGGCCTACCGGCCAGGGGTACCGCTGATCCGCCAGGTCCTGCACAACGGAGTACCGCAATGTCAGTAG
- a CDS encoding glycosyltransferase, with the protein MRIVRLANFVTPRSGGLRTALRCLGAGYRAAGHEPVLVVPGERAGDEMVGSDRVITLPGPVLPGTGGYRVLAGRRRLRRLLEELEPDRLEVSDRSTLRWTGAWAKAHGVPSLMVSHESLTGLLGVWGAPAPIGQRVADRLNGRSAATYDRVVCTTDWAAAEFRRIGAPNLSQVPLGVDLEGFHPDRHNPAVRAEYAPDGEVLLVHCSRLSPEKRPDLAIDALAALRANGVPATLVVVGDGPRRTALGHRAAGLPVHFTGFLPDRDRVAGLLASADVVVAPGPVETFGLAGLEALACGTPVVVNAASALPEVVGEAGRGADGTGDAFAEAIVSVLATPEPERRATARARAERFGWAASVEGFLRAHDAPVAVSVPA; encoded by the coding sequence CTGCGCATCGTCCGGCTGGCGAACTTCGTCACCCCCCGCTCCGGCGGGCTGCGCACCGCGCTGCGCTGCCTCGGCGCCGGGTACCGGGCGGCCGGACACGAACCCGTACTGGTTGTTCCCGGTGAGCGCGCCGGTGACGAGATGGTGGGCTCGGACCGGGTCATCACCCTGCCCGGACCGGTGCTGCCCGGCACCGGCGGCTACCGGGTCCTTGCCGGCCGCCGCCGGTTGCGCCGGCTGCTGGAGGAACTGGAACCGGACCGGCTGGAGGTCTCGGACCGGTCGACCCTGCGGTGGACCGGCGCCTGGGCGAAGGCTCACGGGGTGCCGTCGCTGATGGTGTCGCACGAGAGCCTGACCGGGCTGCTCGGCGTCTGGGGTGCCCCGGCACCGATCGGGCAGCGGGTGGCCGACCGGCTCAACGGGCGCAGCGCGGCCACGTACGACCGGGTGGTCTGCACCACCGACTGGGCCGCGGCGGAGTTCCGCCGGATCGGCGCGCCGAACCTGAGCCAGGTACCGCTCGGCGTCGACCTGGAGGGGTTCCACCCGGACCGGCACAACCCGGCCGTACGCGCCGAGTACGCCCCCGACGGCGAGGTGCTGCTGGTCCACTGCAGCCGCCTGTCGCCGGAGAAGCGCCCCGACCTGGCGATCGACGCGCTGGCGGCACTCCGGGCCAACGGTGTTCCGGCGACCCTGGTGGTGGTCGGTGACGGGCCCCGCCGGACCGCGCTCGGCCACCGGGCCGCCGGGCTGCCGGTGCACTTCACCGGTTTCCTGCCCGACCGGGACCGGGTCGCGGGCCTGCTGGCCAGCGCGGACGTGGTGGTCGCGCCGGGGCCGGTGGAGACGTTCGGGCTCGCCGGTCTGGAGGCGCTCGCCTGCGGTACGCCGGTCGTGGTGAACGCCGCCAGCGCGTTGCCGGAGGTGGTGGGGGAGGCCGGCAGGGGCGCGGACGGCACCGGTGACGCCTTCGCCGAGGCGATCGTGTCCGTGCTGGCCACGCCGGAGCCGGAACGCCGGGCCACCGCCCGCGCCCGAGCCGAGCGGTTCGGCTGGGCCGCCTCGGTCGAGGGCTTCCTCCGTGCCCACGACGCCCCGGTCGCGGTGTCCGTCCCCGCCTGA
- a CDS encoding formimidoylglutamate deiminase, with amino-acid sequence MSTQRFHAEYAWLPGDESPTPDVLIEIADGRFSGVTAGVQVPPGVRRLPGVTLPGLANAHSHAFHRALRGHTQTDGGTFWSWRDRMYEVAGRLDPDTYLALARATYAEMALAGITCVGEFHYLHHQPDGTPYADPNVMGAALVEAAAQAGVRLTLLDTLYLTSTVDGEPLHGVQRRFGDRDVDAWSDRHDKFPAAAHLRLGAALHSVRAVPLGALSTFAYRNGGVPLHFHLSEQRAENDACLATHGCTPVQLLADMGVLGPTATAVHATHLTEDGVALLGETGTGACLCPTTERDLADGIGPARALADADSPLSLGSDSHAVIDLFEEARAVEHDERLRTERRGHFTPAALTHAATVAGHAALGWSDAGTIAVGSRADLVTVRLDSVRTAAVPPAGVFFAATAADVTDVLVDGRAVVRDGRHVSIDVAAELHRSIGRVWR; translated from the coding sequence ATGAGCACACAACGGTTCCACGCCGAGTACGCCTGGCTGCCCGGCGACGAGTCACCCACCCCCGACGTGCTGATCGAGATCGCCGACGGCAGGTTCAGCGGGGTGACCGCCGGGGTTCAGGTGCCGCCAGGCGTGCGGCGGCTGCCGGGGGTCACCCTGCCGGGGCTGGCCAACGCCCACTCGCACGCGTTCCACCGGGCGTTGCGCGGCCACACCCAGACCGACGGCGGTACGTTCTGGAGCTGGCGGGACCGGATGTACGAGGTCGCCGGACGACTCGACCCGGACACCTACCTGGCCCTGGCCCGAGCCACGTACGCCGAGATGGCGCTGGCCGGGATCACCTGCGTGGGCGAGTTCCACTACCTGCACCACCAGCCCGACGGCACCCCGTACGCCGACCCGAACGTGATGGGTGCCGCGCTGGTCGAGGCCGCCGCCCAGGCCGGTGTCCGGCTCACCCTGCTGGACACGCTCTACCTGACCTCCACCGTGGACGGTGAGCCGCTGCACGGGGTCCAGCGCCGGTTCGGCGACCGGGACGTGGACGCCTGGTCGGACCGGCACGACAAGTTCCCGGCCGCGGCGCATCTGCGCCTCGGTGCCGCGCTGCACTCGGTCCGGGCGGTCCCGCTCGGCGCGCTGTCCACCTTCGCCTACCGCAACGGCGGCGTCCCCCTGCACTTCCACCTCTCCGAGCAGCGGGCCGAGAACGACGCCTGCCTCGCCACCCACGGCTGCACCCCGGTCCAGCTCCTCGCCGACATGGGCGTACTCGGGCCTACCGCGACCGCGGTGCACGCCACCCACCTGACCGAGGACGGGGTGGCCCTGCTCGGCGAGACCGGGACCGGCGCCTGCCTCTGCCCCACCACGGAACGGGACCTGGCCGACGGGATCGGACCGGCCCGCGCCCTCGCCGACGCCGACAGCCCGCTGAGCCTCGGCTCGGACAGCCACGCCGTGATCGACCTGTTCGAGGAGGCGCGGGCGGTCGAACACGACGAGCGGCTGCGTACCGAGCGGCGCGGGCACTTCACCCCGGCCGCGCTCACCCACGCCGCCACCGTCGCCGGGCACGCCGCACTGGGCTGGTCCGACGCCGGCACGATCGCCGTCGGGAGCCGGGCCGACCTGGTCACGGTCCGGCTGGACAGCGTACGGACGGCGGCGGTGCCGCCCGCCGGGGTCTTCTTCGCCGCCACCGCCGCCGACGTCACCGACGTACTGGTCGACGGTCGGGCGGTGGTCCGGGACGGCCGGCACGTGTCGATCGACGTGGCCGCGGAACTTCACCGGTCGATCGGGCGGGTGTGGCGGTGA
- the hutH gene encoding histidine ammonia-lyase — MSVVTVTPTGVTPADVVAVARGSATVVLDPATIAAMETSRAIVDRIEQDGRPVYGVSTGFGALANTFIAPERRAELQHALIRSHAAGIGAPMPREVVRAMMLLRVRSLALGHSGVRPLVAQSLVDLLNHDITPWVPEHGSLGASGDLAPLAHCALALLGEGWILGKGDGTREDASVALHRAGLAPIELAAKEGLALINGTDGMLGMLLLAIGDAEHLFAMADVTAALAIEAMLGTDRPFQPELHAIRPHPGQAVSAANIHRLLQSSGIMDSHRNDLAHAVQDAYSMRCAPQVAGAARDTLGFVTSVAGRELLSIVDNPVVLPDGRVESTGNFHGAPLGFAADFLAIAAAEVGAISERRVDRLLDITRNRDLPAFLTPDAGVNSGLMIAQYTAAGIVAENRRLAAPASVDSLPTSGMQEDHVSMGWAATRKLRTVLDNLTSLLAVELLAGVRGLQLRAPLTPSPAGRAAVNAVARFAGEPGPDIFLAPALEAARAVVSGPDLRTAIESAIGPLA, encoded by the coding sequence ATGTCAGTAGTCACCGTCACCCCCACCGGCGTCACCCCCGCCGACGTCGTCGCCGTCGCCCGCGGCTCGGCCACGGTTGTGCTCGACCCCGCCACGATCGCGGCGATGGAGACCAGCCGGGCGATCGTGGACCGGATCGAACAGGACGGCCGCCCGGTCTACGGGGTCTCCACCGGCTTCGGCGCGCTCGCCAACACCTTCATCGCCCCCGAACGCCGGGCGGAGCTGCAGCACGCGCTGATCCGTTCCCACGCCGCCGGGATCGGTGCCCCGATGCCCCGCGAGGTGGTCCGGGCGATGATGCTGCTGCGCGTACGCTCGCTCGCGCTCGGCCACTCCGGGGTCCGGCCCCTGGTCGCGCAGTCCCTGGTCGACCTGCTCAACCACGACATCACCCCGTGGGTGCCGGAACACGGTTCGCTCGGCGCCTCCGGTGACCTGGCCCCGCTGGCGCACTGCGCACTGGCCCTGCTCGGCGAGGGATGGATCCTCGGCAAGGGCGACGGCACCCGCGAGGACGCCTCGGTGGCCCTGCACCGGGCCGGGTTGGCCCCGATCGAGCTGGCCGCCAAGGAGGGGCTGGCGCTGATCAACGGCACCGACGGCATGCTCGGCATGCTGCTGCTCGCGATCGGCGACGCGGAACACCTGTTCGCGATGGCCGACGTCACCGCCGCCCTGGCGATCGAGGCGATGCTCGGCACCGACCGGCCGTTCCAGCCCGAGTTGCACGCCATCCGCCCGCATCCGGGGCAGGCCGTCTCGGCGGCGAACATCCACCGGCTGCTCCAAAGCTCCGGCATCATGGACTCGCACCGCAACGACCTGGCGCACGCGGTCCAGGACGCGTACTCGATGCGGTGCGCCCCACAGGTGGCCGGGGCCGCCCGGGACACCCTCGGTTTTGTCACCTCGGTCGCCGGCCGGGAACTCCTCTCCATCGTCGACAACCCGGTGGTGCTGCCGGACGGTCGGGTCGAGTCAACCGGTAACTTCCACGGCGCCCCGCTCGGCTTCGCCGCCGACTTCCTCGCCATCGCCGCCGCCGAGGTGGGCGCGATCTCGGAACGCCGGGTCGACCGGCTGCTCGACATCACCCGCAACCGGGACCTGCCGGCGTTCCTCACCCCGGACGCCGGGGTCAACTCCGGGCTGATGATCGCCCAGTACACCGCGGCCGGGATCGTGGCGGAGAACCGCCGGCTGGCCGCCCCGGCCTCGGTGGACTCCCTGCCCACCAGCGGGATGCAGGAGGACCACGTCTCGATGGGTTGGGCGGCCACCCGCAAACTCCGTACGGTGCTGGACAACCTGACCAGCCTGCTCGCGGTGGAACTGCTGGCCGGCGTACGCGGACTGCAACTGCGCGCCCCGCTGACCCCGTCACCGGCCGGTCGGGCCGCGGTGAACGCGGTGGCCCGGTTCGCCGGGGAACCCGGCCCGGACATCTTCCTCGCCCCGGCCCTGGAGGCCGCCCGCGCGGTGGTTTCCGGCCCGGACCTGCGCACCGCGATCGAGTCCGCGATCGGCCCCCTGGCCTGA
- a CDS encoding MBL fold metallo-hydrolase gives MRLTVLGCAGSFPGPEAACSAYLIEADGFRLLVDFGSGSLTALQRYAGLHAVDAILLTHLHCDHILDAVTYVVVRRYAPDGPYPPLPVYAPAGAPDRLASAYSQEETGVDDVYTFYGLQPGSFPIGPFTVTVDRVNHPVETYGVRLEHNGRSLAYSSDTAPCEALLRLAQGADLFLCEASYLDGVDNPPDLHLTGREAGEIATKSEVGRLVLTHLVSAWGSEALTHEAAASAFAGPVEIARPGARYDI, from the coding sequence ATGCGACTGACTGTTCTGGGCTGTGCCGGGAGCTTCCCCGGTCCCGAGGCGGCCTGCTCGGCCTACCTGATCGAGGCCGACGGATTCCGCCTGCTGGTCGACTTCGGCTCCGGATCACTCACCGCCCTGCAGCGCTACGCCGGGCTGCACGCGGTCGACGCGATCCTCCTCACCCACCTGCACTGCGACCACATCCTCGACGCGGTCACCTACGTCGTCGTGCGCCGGTACGCCCCCGACGGGCCGTACCCGCCGCTGCCGGTGTACGCACCGGCCGGGGCGCCGGACCGGCTCGCCAGCGCGTACAGCCAGGAGGAGACCGGCGTCGACGACGTCTACACCTTCTACGGCCTGCAGCCGGGCAGCTTCCCGATCGGCCCGTTCACGGTCACCGTCGACCGGGTCAACCACCCGGTCGAGACCTACGGCGTACGCCTGGAGCACAACGGGCGGTCGCTCGCGTACTCCTCCGACACCGCCCCCTGCGAGGCGCTGCTCCGGTTGGCCCAGGGTGCCGACCTCTTCCTCTGCGAGGCGAGCTACCTCGACGGCGTGGACAACCCCCCGGACCTGCACCTGACCGGGCGCGAGGCCGGGGAGATCGCCACCAAGTCCGAGGTCGGCCGGCTGGTGCTGACCCACCTGGTCAGTGCCTGGGGAAGCGAGGCGCTGACCCACGAGGCCGCCGCGTCGGCCTTCGCCGGCCCGGTGGAAATCGCCCGACCGGGTGCCCGCTACGACATCTGA
- the rdgB gene encoding RdgB/HAM1 family non-canonical purine NTP pyrophosphatase, whose translation MTRVLLATRNTKKLVELQRILDGALGPQRIELVGLADLPAYQEVPETGLTFGENALLKAREGVKHTGLPTVADDSGLTVDALNGMPGVFSARWSGRHGDDRANLELLLGQTGDVPDEHRGAAFVCAVALVLPGGKEHLVDGRQTGRLLRAPRGEGGFGYDPVFLGDGQERTNAELSPTEKDAVSHRGKALRALAKVIAKVLLPG comes from the coding sequence ATGACCCGGGTGCTGCTGGCGACCCGCAACACGAAGAAGCTGGTCGAACTGCAGCGCATCCTGGACGGGGCGCTCGGTCCACAACGGATCGAGCTGGTCGGCCTGGCCGACCTGCCCGCGTACCAGGAGGTGCCGGAGACCGGGCTCACGTTCGGCGAGAACGCCCTGCTGAAGGCGCGCGAGGGGGTCAAGCACACCGGTCTGCCGACGGTGGCCGACGACTCCGGCCTGACCGTGGACGCCCTCAACGGGATGCCGGGTGTGTTCAGCGCCCGCTGGTCCGGCCGGCACGGCGACGACCGGGCCAACCTGGAGCTGCTGCTGGGGCAGACCGGTGACGTACCGGACGAGCACCGGGGCGCCGCCTTCGTCTGCGCGGTGGCCCTGGTGCTGCCGGGCGGCAAGGAACACCTGGTCGACGGCAGGCAGACCGGTCGGCTGCTGCGCGCTCCGCGCGGCGAGGGCGGCTTCGGGTACGACCCGGTGTTCCTCGGCGACGGCCAGGAGCGTACGAACGCCGAACTCTCCCCGACGGAGAAGGACGCGGTCAGCCACCGGGGCAAGGCGCTGCGCGCCTTGGCGAAGGTCATCGCCAAGGTGCTGCTACCCGGCTGA
- the hutU gene encoding urocanate hydratase translates to MYQPVRAARGSTRTAVGWAQEAAMRMLMNNLDPEVAERPEDLVVYGGTGRAARDWPSYHALIRTLTELRDDETMLVQSGRPVGVLRTHEWAPRVLLANSNLVGDWATWPEFRRLEHLGLTMYGQMTAGSWIYIGTQGILQGTYETFAAVAAKRFDNTLAGTLTLTAGCGGMGGAQPLAVTMNGGACLIVDVDPERLARRVKDRYLDRVADNLDEAVEAVLAAKRERRALSVGVVGNAAVVFPELLVRGVEIDIVTDQTSAHDPLSYLPVGVELADAAEYAAAKPAEFTDRARSSMARHVAAMVGFLDAGAEVFDYGNSIRGEAQLAGYERAFDFPGFVPAYIRPLFTEGRGPFRWAALSGDPADIAATDRAVLELFPENESLARWIRLAGERVAFQGLPARICWLGYGERDRAGVRFNEMVASGELSAPVVIGRDHLDAGSVASPYRETEAMADGSDAIADWPLLNALVNTASGASWVSIHHGGGVGIGRSIHAGQVCVADGTALAGQKIERVLTNDPAMGVLRHVDAGYPSAAEVATRTGLPVPMDRA, encoded by the coding sequence ATGTACCAGCCCGTTCGTGCCGCGCGCGGCAGTACCCGTACCGCAGTTGGTTGGGCCCAGGAAGCGGCCATGCGGATGTTGATGAACAACCTCGACCCGGAGGTGGCCGAGCGCCCCGAGGACCTGGTCGTGTACGGCGGCACCGGCCGCGCCGCCCGCGACTGGCCCTCGTACCACGCGCTGATCCGGACCCTGACCGAACTGCGCGACGACGAGACGATGCTGGTCCAGTCCGGGCGTCCGGTCGGGGTGCTGCGTACGCACGAGTGGGCGCCCCGGGTCCTGCTGGCCAACTCGAACCTGGTCGGTGACTGGGCCACCTGGCCCGAGTTCCGCCGCCTGGAACACCTCGGTTTGACCATGTATGGCCAGATGACCGCCGGATCGTGGATCTACATCGGCACCCAGGGCATTTTGCAGGGCACCTACGAGACCTTCGCCGCGGTCGCCGCCAAGCGGTTCGACAACACCCTCGCCGGCACCCTCACCCTCACCGCCGGCTGCGGCGGGATGGGCGGCGCCCAGCCGCTCGCGGTCACCATGAACGGCGGTGCCTGCCTGATCGTCGACGTCGACCCGGAACGGCTCGCCCGCCGGGTCAAGGACCGCTACCTCGACCGGGTCGCCGACAACCTGGACGAGGCGGTCGAGGCGGTGCTGGCGGCCAAGCGGGAACGCAGGGCCCTGTCGGTCGGGGTGGTCGGCAACGCCGCAGTGGTCTTCCCCGAGCTGCTGGTACGCGGGGTCGAGATCGACATCGTCACCGACCAGACCAGCGCCCACGACCCGCTCTCCTACCTGCCGGTGGGTGTCGAACTCGCCGACGCGGCCGAGTACGCCGCCGCCAAGCCGGCCGAGTTCACCGACCGGGCACGGTCCTCGATGGCCCGACACGTGGCGGCGATGGTCGGCTTCCTCGACGCCGGTGCCGAGGTTTTCGACTACGGCAACTCGATCCGGGGCGAGGCCCAACTCGCCGGGTACGAGCGCGCCTTCGACTTCCCCGGTTTTGTGCCGGCGTACATCCGGCCGCTGTTCACCGAGGGTCGGGGGCCGTTCCGCTGGGCCGCACTCTCCGGTGACCCGGCCGACATCGCCGCCACCGACCGGGCCGTACTCGAACTGTTCCCGGAGAACGAGTCGCTGGCCCGGTGGATCCGGCTCGCCGGTGAACGGGTCGCGTTCCAGGGGCTGCCGGCCCGGATCTGCTGGCTCGGTTACGGCGAGCGGGACCGGGCCGGGGTCCGGTTCAACGAGATGGTCGCCTCCGGCGAGCTTTCCGCACCGGTGGTGATCGGGCGGGACCACCTGGACGCCGGGTCGGTCGCCTCGCCGTACCGGGAGACCGAGGCGATGGCCGACGGATCGGATGCGATCGCCGACTGGCCGCTGCTGAATGCGCTGGTCAACACCGCCAGCGGGGCATCATGGGTGTCCATCCACCACGGTGGCGGGGTGGGCATCGGCCGGTCGATCCACGCCGGGCAGGTCTGCGTTGCCGACGGCACCGCGCTCGCCGGTCAGAAGATCGAACGCGTACTCACCAACGACCCGGCGATGGGGGTGCTCCGGCACGTCGACGCCGGTTACCCGAGCGCCGCCGAGGTGGCCACCCGTACCGGCCTGCCGGTGCCGATGGACCGGGCGTAG
- a CDS encoding glycosyltransferase family 4 protein has translation MRIAIVTESFPPDVNGVAHSVVRVAEHLVHRGHTPIVIAPAPSSATRGVPGDHPYPVIRVPSVAVPRYRSFRLGLPSARLADALNQHAPDVVHLASPFVLGARGMAVAGQLDLPTLAVYQTDLAAYARHYRLGWGEAAAWRWLRNIHNAADRTLAPSTRSAADLVTHGVQRVWLWRRGVDSVRFDPALRSEEVRATLAPNGELLVGYVGRLAVEKRVELLAATSRLPGVRLVIVGDGPARRDLERALPDALFLGSRQGSELARLYASLDVFVHSGPYETFGQTVQEALASGLPVVAPAAGGPLDLIESGVTGTLVPPEDGAALADAVAELAGDSERRRAYGLAARTWVASRTWAAVGDELIGHYRAVLTGAGATAPRRIAA, from the coding sequence ATGCGCATCGCGATCGTCACGGAGTCCTTCCCGCCGGATGTCAACGGTGTGGCGCACTCCGTCGTCCGCGTCGCCGAGCACCTGGTCCACCGGGGGCACACCCCGATCGTGATCGCGCCGGCGCCGTCGTCAGCCACCCGTGGTGTTCCCGGCGACCACCCGTACCCGGTGATCCGGGTGCCGAGCGTGGCCGTGCCCCGCTACCGCAGCTTCCGGCTCGGGCTGCCGTCCGCCCGGCTCGCCGACGCGCTGAACCAGCACGCCCCCGACGTCGTCCACCTGGCCAGCCCGTTCGTGCTCGGTGCCCGGGGCATGGCGGTGGCCGGTCAACTCGACCTGCCGACCCTGGCGGTCTACCAGACCGACCTCGCCGCGTACGCCCGGCACTACCGGCTCGGCTGGGGCGAGGCCGCCGCCTGGCGCTGGCTGCGCAACATCCACAACGCCGCCGACCGTACCCTCGCCCCGTCCACCCGGTCCGCCGCCGACCTGGTCACGCACGGCGTACAGCGGGTGTGGTTGTGGCGCCGGGGTGTCGACAGCGTCCGGTTCGACCCGGCGCTGCGCAGCGAAGAGGTACGCGCGACCCTCGCCCCGAACGGCGAACTCCTGGTCGGCTACGTCGGCCGGCTGGCGGTGGAGAAGCGGGTGGAACTGCTCGCGGCCACCTCCCGGCTGCCCGGCGTACGGCTGGTCATCGTCGGGGACGGGCCGGCGCGGCGGGACCTGGAACGGGCCCTGCCCGACGCGCTCTTCCTCGGTTCCCGGCAGGGGTCGGAACTCGCCCGGCTCTACGCCAGCCTGGACGTCTTCGTGCACAGCGGCCCGTACGAGACGTTCGGGCAGACCGTCCAGGAGGCGCTGGCCAGCGGCCTGCCCGTGGTCGCACCGGCCGCCGGTGGGCCACTGGACCTGATCGAGTCCGGGGTGACCGGAACCCTGGTGCCGCCGGAGGACGGGGCCGCGCTCGCCGACGCGGTCGCCGAACTGGCCGGTGACAGCGAGCGCCGCCGGGCGTACGGTCTCGCGGCCCGGACCTGGGTGGCCAGCCGGACCTGGGCGGCCGTCGGTGACGAGCTGATCGGGCACTACCGGGCGGTGCTGACCGGTGCCGGAGCCACCGCCCCCCGCCGGATCGCCGCGTGA
- the rph gene encoding ribonuclease PH, producing the protein MARPDGRQPDELRPVTLTRQWSVHPEGSVLVEFGQTRVLCTASVTEGVPRWRKGSGLGWVTAEYSMLPRATTTRSDRESVKGRIGGRTQEISRLIGRSLRACIDLKALGENSIVLDCDVLQADGGTRTASVTGAYVALHDAVGWLAARKALAGKPASVMHRSVAAVSVGIVDGEPRLDLNYLEDVAAEVDMNIVCTGAGDFVEVQGTGEANVFARDQLDALLDLGVLGCAELADAQRKALAG; encoded by the coding sequence ATGGCACGACCTGATGGGCGGCAGCCCGATGAACTCCGGCCGGTGACACTGACCCGGCAGTGGAGCGTGCACCCGGAAGGGTCCGTGCTCGTCGAGTTCGGCCAGACCCGGGTGCTCTGTACGGCGAGCGTCACCGAGGGGGTGCCCCGGTGGCGCAAGGGATCCGGCCTCGGCTGGGTCACCGCCGAGTACTCGATGCTGCCCCGGGCCACCACCACCCGCTCCGACCGGGAGAGCGTCAAGGGCCGGATCGGCGGCCGGACGCAGGAGATCTCCCGGCTGATCGGTCGCAGCCTGCGGGCCTGCATCGACCTGAAGGCGCTGGGCGAGAACTCGATCGTGCTCGACTGTGACGTACTGCAGGCCGACGGGGGGACCCGTACCGCCTCGGTGACGGGCGCGTACGTCGCCCTGCACGACGCGGTCGGCTGGCTCGCCGCCCGCAAGGCACTGGCCGGTAAGCCGGCCTCGGTGATGCACCGCTCGGTCGCCGCGGTCAGCGTCGGCATCGTCGACGGTGAGCCCCGGCTCGACCTGAACTACCTGGAGGACGTGGCCGCCGAGGTGGACATGAACATCGTCTGCACCGGTGCCGGGGACTTCGTCGAGGTGCAGGGGACCGGTGAGGCCAACGTCTTCGCCCGGGACCAGCTCGACGCCCTGCTCGACCTCGGGGTGCTCGGCTGCGCGGAGCTGGCCGACGCCCAACGCAAGGCCCTGGCCGGCTGA